Genomic segment of bacterium:
GAGCACTACGCGCGCATCGTCACCGAGAAGGCGACCCTGCGCCGCATGATCGAGATCAGCGGCGAGATCGTCGAGAGCTGCTTCGAGGCGCGCGACGAGGCGATGGACATCCTCGACCGCGCCGAGTCCTCGATCCTCGCCGTCAGCCAGGGCCGCCTGCGCCAGGGCTTCCTGCCCATCAACGAGATCCTGAAGGCCACCTTCCAGAATATCCAGCGCGTCTACGACAGCAAGACGCACATCACGGGCGTCGCCACCGGCTACGATCGGCTGGACCTGCTCACGGGCGGCCTCCAGCCGTCGGACCTGATCATCGTCGCCGGCCGGCCGAGCATGGGCAAGACGAGCTTCGTGCTCAACGTCGCCCAGCACGCGGCGATCGAGGAGAAGAAGAGCATTGCCGTCTTCTCGCTCGAGATGAGCAAGGAGCAGCTCGTGCAGCGCCTGCTCACCGCCGAGGCGCGCATCGACGCCCACAAGCTGCGCACCGGCAACCTCAAGGACGCCGACTGGCCGCTGCTCACCCAGGCCGCCGGACAGCTCGCCGAGGCGCCGATCTACATCGACGACACGCCGGCGATCAGCGTGCTCGAGATGCGCGCCAAGGCACGCCGCCTGCAAGCGCAGAAGGGCCTGGACCTGATCATCATCGACTACCTTCAGCTCTGCCGGGCGATCAGCCGCGCCGACAACCGCCAGCAGGAGATCAGCGAGATCAGCCGCGGCATGAAGGCCCTGGCCAAGGAGCTGAGCGTGCCGGTCGTCGCGCTCAGCCAGCTCAGCCGCGCGCTCGAGAGCCGTACGGACAAGCGCCCGCTGCTGTCGGACCTCCGCGAATGCGTGACGGGCGACACCTTGGTCTGTCTCGCCGATGGCCGTCGGCTGCCGATCCGCGAGCTCGTCGGGCAGACGCCGGAAGTGCTGGCCACCGATGGCAACGGCAAGGTGATCTCGGCGGAGAGCGATCTCGTCTGGAGCACAGGCATCCGGCCGGTCTTTCGCATCCGCCTCGCTTCCGGCCGGCAGCTGCGCGCGACGGCCGAGCATCGCGTGCTAACCGGGCAGGGTTGGCGACGAGTCGAGGCAATCGCTGTCGACGATCGCCTGGCGATCGCCCGGCACTTGCCCGAGCCTCGCTTCGCGGAACGCTGGCCGGAGCGGCGCGTTGCTCTGCTCGGCCAGCTAATCGGCGATGGCAGCTACCTGAGTGGTCAACCGATGCGCTACACGACGGCCGCGGAGGAGAATTCGCGGCTCGTCGCCGAAGCGGCCAGCGCCGAGTTCGGTGCGCAGGTCAAGCGATTCGCTGGCCGCGGGCGCTGGCATCAGCTCCTCATCAGCGGGAATGGCAATCGCTGGCACCCTTGCGGCGTGAACCGCTGGCTGCGCGAGCTCGGGATCTTCGGCCAGCGCTCCCACGAAAAGCGTGTGCCAACGGCGGCCTTCCGCCTGTGCGACGAGCAAGTTGCGCTGCTGCTCAGGCATCTCTGGGCGACTGACGGTACGATCGCGGTGCGCAGGCCGGGCGCGCGCGGCAGCCATGCGGTGAGCTTCAGCACCTGCAGTCCGGGATTGGCCGCAGATGTCGCAGCGCTGCTGTTGCGGCTTGGCATCGTCGCCCGCACCCAGGTCGTCAGCGGGGCTGCTGGACGCCCCGTCCACATGGTGGCGGTGCGTGGGGGAGGAGCGCAGCAGCGCTTCCTCGACAGCGTGGGCGCCTTTGGTCCGCGGGTCGCTCCGGCTGCTGCCCTGCGGCAGGCGATTGCGGATCGCCGGCCGAATCCCAATGTCGACACCCTGCCCTCCACTGTGTTCGCGGAAGTGAAGGCGCTCATGGCGGCCGCGGGGATCTCGCAGCGACGCATGGCGGCCATGCGTGGCACCGCCTACGGCGGCGCTGCTCACTTCAAGTTCGCCCCTTCGCGCGCGACGGTCGCCGACTACGCTGAGCACCTTGACAGCGACAGCTTGAGGCGCCAGGCAGCGAGCGACCTCTTCTGGGACCGCATCGTCGCCATCGAACCGGACGGCGAGGAGGAGGTCTTCGACCTCACCGTGCCGGGACCGGCGAACTGGCTCGCCGACGGCATCGTCAGTCACAACTCCGGCGCGCTCGAGCAGGACGCGGACGTCGTGATGTTCATCTACCGGCCTGAGGTCTACGACAAGGACGACGAAGAGCTCGAAGGCCAGGCCGAGCTGATCATCGGCAAGCAGCGCAACGGGCCGATCGGCACCGTGCCGCTCTTCTTCGTCAAGGAGTACACGCGCTTCGAGAACCCGGCCCGCGGGGACGACTACTATGCCTGAGCTGGAGGCGGGCGCGCCGGCCGTGACCGACGCCCTCAACGCGGTGCTCCTGCAGCGCATCGAGGTGGCGCCGGGCCTGCTGATCATGCGCGTGGCGCCCGAGGGCTGGGAACTGCCCGCCTTCAGGCCCGGGCAGTTCGCCGTGCTCGGACTGCCGGGCCGCGCGCCGCGCTACCGACTGGCCGATCCCGAGGACGAGCCCGCGCCTCCGGACAAGCTCATCCGCCGCGCCTACTCGGTGGCCTCCTCGTCACTGGATCGGCAGTACCTCGAGGTCTACGTGATCCTCGTCCGCTCGGGGGCGCTGACGCCGCGTCTTTTCGCGCTCGCGCCGGGCGACCGCCTCTTTCTCGGCAGGAAGATCACGGGGCTCTTCACGCTGGACAGCGTGCCCAAGTCGGCGCATCTCGCGCTTGTTGCCACGGGCACCGGCCTCGCGCCCTACATGAGCATGCTGCGCAGCGAGCTGCTCTGCGACGCCGCGCGCAAGGTGGCCGTGCTGCTCGGCGCACGGCACTCCTGGGACCTCGGCTACCGCGGCGAGTTGATCACAATGACGCGCCTGTGCCCGAGCTTCAGCTACCTGCCGATCATCAGCCGTCCGGATGACGAGCCCATCCCCTGGTCGGGGCCAACCGGCCACGTGCAGGACCTCTGGCGCGGCGGTGCCCTCGCGGCCGCCTGGGGCTTGGCGCCGAGCCCAGCGACGACGCACGTGCTCCTCTGCGGCAGCCCGGCGATGATCGAGGGCATGGTCGCCCTGCTCGAGGCCGAGGGCTACAGCGAGCACACGAAGAAGGAACCCGGGCAGATCCACGCGGAGCGCTACTGGTAGCATGCAATTCGAAGTTCGCCGCCTGGACGCCGCCGCCCGCGAGGACTTCTTCCGCCTTCACTCGGCGGCCAACGAGCACGACTGGTGCTTCTGCGTGGCCTGGTGGGTGGAGAGCTTTGCGGGTTGGGGCGAGCGCCGCGCGGATCAGAACCGCGCCCTGCGCGAGGCGCTCTTCGCCCGCGGCGAGAGCGACGGTTACTTGCTCTACGCCGCCGGCGAGCCCGTCGCCTGGTGCCAGTGCGCGCCGCGCGATCGCCTCGCGCACCTCGCCGGGCGCTACACGGAAGATCCCAACCCCGGCGCCTTCGCGCTGGGTTGCTTCTTCACGGCGCCGGCTTGGCGGGAGAAGGGCTGCGCGCGCGCCCTGCTCAGCGCCGTGATCGCCGACCTGCGCAGCCGCGGCGTGAAGCGGCTCGAGGCCTTTCCGCGCGGCGCCGGCCGCCTGCCCGACGGAGAGGTCTGGACGGGCCCCGCCGGCCTCTACGCCGAGTTCGGCTTCCAGGCCGAAGCGGTGTTCGGCAGCGTCACGCGCTACGCCCTGGCGCTGGCCTAGCGCTCCCGGCGCACCGGCACACCGAAGGCATACCGCGGTCAGGCCGGCTCGGCTATACTCGGGACACTCCGGCAAAGGGGTCTGCCATGCGCTGTGCGCTCTGCCTCGCCCTTCTCGTCGCGGCTGCCCGCGCGGCAGCGCCCGCCACCGCGGCGAACCTGCACCCCGTCCTCGCCGAGCGCCTCGCGCTCGCTCCCGCCGACAGCCTGTTCAGCGTGATCGCCCTGCTCGAGGAGCAGGCGCCGGTCGCCGCGCTGAGCCGCGAGCTGGCCGCCGGCGGTGCCGATCGCGCCGCGCAGCACCGCGCGGTGATCGAGAGCCTGCGGGAGACCGCTGCGCGCACTCAGGCCCCGCTGCTCGCCTGGCTGGCGACCGAGCGGGCGGCTGGTCGCATCGCCGGCTACACGCCGCACTGGATCGCGAACCTGGTGGTGGTGGCCGCCCCGCCGGCCGGCATCGCTGCCCTGGCCGCGCGGGGCGAAGTGTCCTTCGTCGAATCCAACTTCCGCGCCGAGCCTCAGGAGCGGAACGCGCCGGCCGCGGCGCCCCTGCCCAGCATCGGCGTGACGACGGGCATCCGCGCGATCGGCGCCGATCGCGTCTGGCGCGAACTCGGCATCACCGGCGAGGGCGCGCTCGTAGCGGTGCTCGACACTGGTGCCGACGCCCTGCATCCCGCGCTTGCGGCGCGCTGGCGCGGCCTCTTCGCGCCGGCCAGCGAGTGCTGGCTCGACCTGCTCGGCGTCTCGCCCGTGCTGCCCGTGGACCCGATGAATCACGGCACGCACGTGCTGGGCACGATCGCCGGCTGCGCGCCCGGCGACAGCATCGGCGTCGCGCCGGAGGCGCTCTGGATCGCGACCAACGCCATCGGTCAGGGCGTGGGCAGCGCCTTCGACAACGACGTCATCGCCGCCTTCGCCTGGCTCGCCGATCCCGACGGCGATCCCGACACCCTGGACGACGTGCCCGACCTCGTGATGAGCGCCTGGGGGGTGAACGAGGTCCTCGGCTACGCCGATTGCGACAGCCGCTGGTGGACGGTGATCGACCACTGCGAAGCCGCGGGCGTCGTCTGCCTCTTTGCGGCGGGCGGCGACGGCCCCGCCCCTGGCAGCATTCGCTCGCCGGCCGATCGCGCGAGCACGGCGCTGAGCAGCTTCGCCATCGGCGCCGTCGACGCCAGCGACCCCGCCGACTGGCCCTATCCGCTGACCAGTTTCTCGAGCCGCGGTCCCTCGGGCTGTGCGGCGCCGCCGGAGCTCCGGATCAAACCCGAGCTGGTGGCGCCCGGCGTCGGAGTGATCTCCTCGATAGCGGGCGGTGGCTACGCGGTCTGGAGCGGCACGGCCGCGGCCGGCGCGCACGCGGCGGGCGTGGTCGCCCTCATGCGCAGCGCGAATCCGGAGCTCGGCGTGGAGGCGATCAAGCAGATCCTGCTCGCGACCGCGCGCGACGAGGGCCCAGCGGGAGACGACAACGGCTACGGTCGAGGTTGCGTCGATGCCTTCGCCGCCGTTCAGCAAGCGCTTGCGGGCGGACCGACAGCGGCGCCGGTGGATCCGGCGGCACCGGGCCTCCTCGCTGTCCGGCCCAATCCCTTCCGCCCGCGAGGCGGCGAGCTCGCGCTGAGCTTCGCGCTGGGAGCGCCGGCCTGGGTCGAACTGGGCGTCTTTGACGTCGCGGGTCGCCGCGTGCGGCGGCTCGCGGCCGGCGAGCTGCCCGCCGGCGAGCACACGGCGCGCTGGGATGGCCGCGATGAGCGCGGCCGGCCGGCCGCCGCCGGCGTCTATCTCTGTCGCCTGCATGCCGGCGCGGCCAGCCGCGCGCTGCGCATCGTGCTGCTTCGCTGAGTCCTTACATGATCAGAACCAGCTTGCGCGTCTCCGTGAAAGTCTCCGCCTGCAGGCGCGCGAAGTAGACGCCCGCCGGCAGCGCCTCGGCCTGCCAGACGATGGCCCGTGAACCCGCGGCTTGTGGCTCGTCCGCGAGCAGCGCGACGCGCCGTCCGCTGGCGTCGAAGACCTCCAGGCGCACGTGGCTGGCCCGGGGCAGGTCGTAGCTCAGGGTCGTCGTCGGGTTGAAGGGGTTGGGGAAGGCCTCGCCGAAGGCGTAGCGCGTCGGCAGGGCCGGCGTATCGTCGACCGGCGAGTTCACCCAGTAGATCAGGGCGTTGTGTGCCGCGTTCGTCCAGGGGCTGTAGGTGACGAAGCCGAGGGCGGCATCGTCCGGGTCGTGCCGGATCTTGCCCTCGATGGCCGCCTCGCTGGTCGTTCCCCAGTAGACGTAGCGCGCCTGGATGTTCGCGCTGCCGTTGCGCAGGTCGCGCTCAGGATTCGCGCCACCGTTGCTGTGGACGTCGGTCCATTCGGTGAGGCCGCTGCCGAAGACCGGCTGGCAGACCCCGTTCAAGTAGATGCCGTACTGCAAGTTGTCCGTGACACTGCAGCGCGTGAACTGCGGACTCGCGTTGGTTGCGTAGACGCCGTAGTTGTTGAGGCGCAGCGTGCAGCTCTCGCAGGGTGCCGTTGATGTTCAGGTAGGCCCCATTGTCGAAGCGCAGTTCGCAGCCGGCCTGAATCGTCAGCGTGGCTACGGCACTCACCTCGCAGCTGCCGACGACGATGTGCGGGCTGCCGGCCAGGGTCCAGGTCGTGTTCGTCGAGATCGTCTCATTGGTGTGGATGGTGTCCGCGCGCAGGGCCGGCGCGAAGGCGACCAGAGCCGCCAGCACGCAAATTCCATTTTTCAGTAGCGCAATCAGACGCGACATGAGGATCTCCTCGTGCAGTGGTAGTTTGGCTGTCGGCTGGGATGGCTGCCTGCAGCTCACTGAGAGCCTATCACGGCGCAGCATTCCTGACCAGAGAGCGCCACGCCCGAAGCGCAGCCTGCACCCAATTCTTGCTGCAAGTAGGGATCCTTGCTGCAATCCCGCTTCAAGACAATCGGATCCGCCTCGCCGCGAGGCGCAGCAGCGCCTGCCGCCCGGCCGGATGCTGGGACACGCGCTGGCGCCAAGCGCTGGCGCCAAGCGCTGGCGCCAAGAATGACCGGGCGACGCCATTGCTGGCTGCGCCCAGGCGATCGCGCGGGCAGCCGAGAGGCTCCCGAAACATCTCGCTGACGCTGGGAATCCGCCTGTGGTACAATGACTTCGCCACGCCTTGAACTCAGCGACCCCGGCCACCCGCCAGCTCGCTGCCCAACCGCCATCGAACCGGCGCCCGGCGCCGGCGCACACGCAGATGCGAGGATCTCGGAGGAGGAAGCTCATGCATCTCGTCAAAGCCTTTGCCTTGACGGCCCTGCTGCTCCTGCCCGCCCTGGCTTCCGCGGGGGAAATCCACCCCGCCCTAGCCACGCGGATGGACGCGGCCCCCGCCGATGAGGCAATCAAGGTCATCGTCACCATGACCGAGCAGGCGCCTCTCGCCACGCTCAACCAGCAGCTCAAAGTCGAGCGCGCCAGCCTAGACCGGCGGCACCGGGAGGTCGTCCTCGCGCTGCAGGACGTCGCTCGCTCCCAGACCTCCCTGCGCGCCTGGCTGGACAGCCAGCTCGCGACCGGCGCCGTGCTGGGCTACACGCCCTACTGGATCGCCAACCTGATCGTCGTCTCCGCGACGCCGGGGGCCATCGCGGCCATCGCCGCGCGCCCTGACGTCGCCTTCATCGAGCTGGACTTCGAGCCCGAGCTGATCTCGCCGATCATGACCCCCGGCCTCGACAGCGAGACCAGCGAGCGGGGCACGCGCGGCATCGGCGTGCCTCCTGGCGTGCGGGCGC
This window contains:
- a CDS encoding T9SS type A sorting domain-containing protein — translated: MRLNNYGVYATNASPQFTRCSVTDNLQYGIYLNGVCQPVFGSGLTEWTDVHSNGGANPERDLRNGSANIQARYVYWGTTSEAAIEGKIRHDPDDAALGFVTYSPWTNAAHNALIYWVNSPVDDTPALPTRYAFGEAFPNPFNPTTTLSYDLPRASHVRLEVFDASGRRVALLADEPQAAGSRAIVWQAEALPAGVYFARLQAETFTETRKLVLIM
- a CDS encoding replicative DNA helicase codes for the protein EHYARIVTEKATLRRMIEISGEIVESCFEARDEAMDILDRAESSILAVSQGRLRQGFLPINEILKATFQNIQRVYDSKTHITGVATGYDRLDLLTGGLQPSDLIIVAGRPSMGKTSFVLNVAQHAAIEEKKSIAVFSLEMSKEQLVQRLLTAEARIDAHKLRTGNLKDADWPLLTQAAGQLAEAPIYIDDTPAISVLEMRAKARRLQAQKGLDLIIIDYLQLCRAISRADNRQQEISEISRGMKALAKELSVPVVALSQLSRALESRTDKRPLLSDLRECVTGDTLVCLADGRRLPIRELVGQTPEVLATDGNGKVISAESDLVWSTGIRPVFRIRLASGRQLRATAEHRVLTGQGWRRVEAIAVDDRLAIARHLPEPRFAERWPERRVALLGQLIGDGSYLSGQPMRYTTAAEENSRLVAEAASAEFGAQVKRFAGRGRWHQLLISGNGNRWHPCGVNRWLRELGIFGQRSHEKRVPTAAFRLCDEQVALLLRHLWATDGTIAVRRPGARGSHAVSFSTCSPGLAADVAALLLRLGIVARTQVVSGAAGRPVHMVAVRGGGAQQRFLDSVGAFGPRVAPAAALRQAIADRRPNPNVDTLPSTVFAEVKALMAAAGISQRRMAAMRGTAYGGAAHFKFAPSRATVADYAEHLDSDSLRRQAASDLFWDRIVAIEPDGEEEVFDLTVPGPANWLADGIVSHNSGALEQDADVVMFIYRPEVYDKDDEELEGQAELIIGKQRNGPIGTVPLFFVKEYTRFENPARGDDYYA
- a CDS encoding ferredoxin--NADP reductase, producing the protein MPELEAGAPAVTDALNAVLLQRIEVAPGLLIMRVAPEGWELPAFRPGQFAVLGLPGRAPRYRLADPEDEPAPPDKLIRRAYSVASSSLDRQYLEVYVILVRSGALTPRLFALAPGDRLFLGRKITGLFTLDSVPKSAHLALVATGTGLAPYMSMLRSELLCDAARKVAVLLGARHSWDLGYRGELITMTRLCPSFSYLPIISRPDDEPIPWSGPTGHVQDLWRGGALAAAWGLAPSPATTHVLLCGSPAMIEGMVALLEAEGYSEHTKKEPGQIHAERYW
- a CDS encoding GNAT family N-acetyltransferase, giving the protein MQFEVRRLDAAAREDFFRLHSAANEHDWCFCVAWWVESFAGWGERRADQNRALREALFARGESDGYLLYAAGEPVAWCQCAPRDRLAHLAGRYTEDPNPGAFALGCFFTAPAWREKGCARALLSAVIADLRSRGVKRLEAFPRGAGRLPDGEVWTGPAGLYAEFGFQAEAVFGSVTRYALALA